A section of the Flavobacterium sp. CG_23.5 genome encodes:
- the ppk1 gene encoding polyphosphate kinase 1 codes for MPEHKYIDREKSWLAFNARVLQEAADDSVPLLDRLRFLGIFSNNLDEFFRVRFAAIRRLSLSGISGEKYLGGISAQELVKDITEIVIEQQSESLRILSTIEAKLESKNIFIINEDQISIEQEIFLKEFFIQKLSPELVTIILNDLAEFPLLKDTSGYLAIKLIMKLNNEIRYAIIEIPKTLNRFVVLPSDNDKQYVILIDDVIRHNLSSIFNIFDYESVSAHMIKITRDAQLDIDSDLSKSMIEKISTSVKDRRIGEPVRFIYDQLIEKDTLQFFLDKMHIVATDSIIPGGRYHNRRDYMNFPNLGRFDLLYKKNDPLPLPGLSLEGSMLEKISKKDYLLNAPYQSFSYLTKFLREAALDPKVTSIKITLYRLAKNSQIISSLINAAKNGKKVTVQIELQARFDEASNISYAEQMQIEGIELIFGIKGLKVHSKICVIERIENEKIKRYGFISTGNFNEATAKVYTDVTLFTSHQQILKDITKIFEFFDINYRVHRYKHLIVSPHYTRSRFYKLIDREILHALAGRKTYIKLKMNSLSDFRMIDKLYEASTAGVKIQLEIRGICSLIPGIPGMSQNIEAISIVDNYLEHSRIYIFGNAGQTEVYISSADFMTRNLDGRVEVTCPIYDQEIKNELIDNFDLGWKGNVKARYHSYKLDNKYKVRNQDPIFRAQLETYKYYQNKVEVLAEKVT; via the coding sequence ATGCCAGAACATAAATATATAGATAGAGAAAAAAGTTGGTTAGCATTTAATGCAAGAGTGCTTCAAGAAGCGGCAGATGATTCCGTACCATTGTTAGATAGACTACGGTTTTTAGGCATTTTTTCTAATAATTTAGATGAGTTTTTTAGAGTTCGCTTTGCGGCTATTAGACGGTTAAGTCTTTCAGGAATATCCGGAGAAAAGTATTTGGGCGGTATTTCGGCTCAAGAATTAGTAAAAGACATCACAGAAATTGTAATAGAACAACAGTCTGAAAGTTTACGGATATTAAGCACTATTGAAGCTAAATTAGAGTCTAAAAATATATTCATTATCAATGAAGATCAAATTTCGATCGAGCAGGAAATTTTTCTAAAAGAGTTTTTTATTCAAAAATTGAGTCCTGAATTAGTTACAATCATATTAAACGATTTAGCTGAATTTCCGTTATTGAAAGATACTTCAGGTTATTTGGCTATAAAACTCATTATGAAACTAAATAATGAGATCCGTTACGCGATTATTGAAATTCCAAAAACATTAAATCGTTTTGTTGTTCTTCCTTCAGATAATGATAAACAGTATGTTATTCTAATTGATGATGTTATAAGACACAATTTGAGTAGTATTTTCAATATTTTCGATTATGAAAGTGTTTCTGCCCACATGATAAAAATTACTAGAGATGCACAGTTAGATATCGATAGTGATTTGAGTAAAAGTATGATAGAAAAAATTTCAACAAGTGTTAAAGATCGAAGAATAGGGGAACCCGTGAGGTTTATTTATGATCAATTAATTGAAAAAGATACACTGCAATTTTTTCTAGATAAAATGCATATTGTAGCAACGGACAGTATTATTCCAGGCGGCAGATACCACAATAGACGTGATTATATGAATTTTCCAAATCTAGGGAGATTTGATTTATTGTATAAAAAGAATGATCCGCTGCCACTTCCTGGTTTGAGTCTTGAAGGAAGTATGCTGGAAAAAATAAGTAAAAAAGATTATTTATTAAATGCACCTTATCAGTCTTTTTCTTATCTGACAAAATTTTTGCGCGAAGCAGCTCTCGATCCAAAAGTAACCTCAATAAAGATTACGTTATATCGATTAGCTAAAAATTCTCAAATTATAAGCTCACTTATAAATGCTGCCAAAAACGGGAAGAAAGTTACGGTTCAAATTGAATTACAAGCACGTTTTGATGAAGCTTCAAATATATCTTACGCAGAACAAATGCAAATCGAAGGTATCGAACTCATTTTTGGAATAAAAGGACTAAAAGTGCACAGTAAAATATGTGTTATCGAAAGAATAGAAAATGAAAAAATAAAAAGATATGGTTTCATTTCTACAGGGAATTTTAATGAAGCTACAGCAAAAGTTTATACTGATGTAACCCTTTTTACAAGTCACCAACAAATTCTTAAAGACATTACGAAAATATTTGAATTTTTCGATATCAATTACAGAGTACATCGTTATAAACATCTGATTGTTTCTCCTCATTATACTCGATCCCGTTTCTACAAACTGATTGATAGGGAAATTTTGCATGCATTGGCAGGGAGAAAAACATATATTAAGTTAAAAATGAATAGTTTGTCTGATTTTAGAATGATTGATAAATTGTATGAAGCGAGTACAGCAGGCGTCAAAATACAACTTGAAATTAGAGGTATTTGTTCGTTGATTCCCGGAATTCCAGGAATGAGCCAAAATATTGAAGCAATAAGTATCGTAGATAATTATCTGGAACACTCGAGGATTTACATATTTGGGAATGCCGGGCAAACGGAAGTTTACATTTCATCTGCTGATTTTATGACCAGAAATCTTGATGGTCGAGTAGAAGTTACTTGCCCAATTTATGATCAAGAAATCAAAAATGAGCTAATTGACAATTTTGATTTAGGTTGGAAAGGGAATGTTAAAGCGCGATACCACTCCTATAAATTGGATAATAAGTATAAGGTAAGAAATCAAGATCCTATTTTCAGGGCACAATTAGAAACGTATAAATACTATCAAAATAAAGTAGAAGTCTTGGCAGAAAAAGTTACCTAG